The following DNA comes from Fibrobacter sp. UWH6.
TTTCGAGCTCCTTCAAGAATGCTTTCGGCCAGATTCCTGGCGATGGCGCCACAGTTCAGGGCCACAAAGGGGCCTGATTTTCGGTGGCTGTTGTCGTGTATGTAACGGGCGGCAACTTCCTTTCCGGCTCCGGATTCACCTTGCAGGAGTACGGACATGTTGGATTTTGCGGCGATGAGCATCAAATTTTTGTACTTCATAATTGATATACACGTGTTTTTCCCTTTTACGCACCCCTCTTTATTACTATTTTTACGCCCGCGCTGATTTTTTTACAAAAGTCGCAGAAAATACGGCTGATTTTGTAGAGGCGCATCACATAAAGACAAACAGATAGGGCTGGCCAGGTGGGTAGTCTTGAGCGGCATCCCGGGTGGGGTGTGAATCGTGATTGAGCGGTTCTGTTCGAAGGCGAGAGGTCTGGTGGTCCAAAGGATAAAAATGTCTAGAATCGTATGTAAGTTCGGCGGCAGCTCTGTTGCCGACGCTGGTCAGTTCAAGAAAATCAAGAACATCGTTTCCTCCGATGCAAAGCGCAAAGTGGTTGTGGTTTCTGCCCCGGGCAAGCGCAATCCCAAGGAAACCAAGCTGACCGACCTTCTCTACAGCACCTATGATCTGGCTTCCAAGCACCTGGATTTCTCTCAGCCCTGGAACTTGATCCGTAACCGCTATCTGGAAATTTGTGCAGACCTGGGTATCGAACCCAAGGTTGCCGAAGACCTGGACATCCTGGAAAAGCAGCTCCGCGACGACGTTGAATCCATCACCACCGATTACCTGGTGAGCCGCGGTGAATACCTGAGCGCCCGCGTCATGTCCGTCTATCTGGGCGCTGAATTCGTGGATACTTTCCCCATCATCACTTTCGATGAAAAGTACCGCATTCTTCCCTCCAGCTACGAAACCATCGCCAAGGCCCTTTCCGACGAAAACAAGCTCTATGTGCTTCCGGGCTTCTACGGTTCCAACACCCGCGGCGAGCTGAAGACCTTCAGCCGTGGCGGTTCCGACATTACCGGCGCAATTCTCGCCAACGCAATCGACGCCGAAACCTACGAAAACTGGACCGACGTTTCCGGCATGCTGATGGCTGACCCCCGCATCGTGGAAAATCCGCTGCCCATCGAATACGTGTCCTACCGCGAAATCCGCGAACTGGCCTACTCCGGCGCAAGCGTCCTTCACGATGAATCCATCGCTCCTTGCCGCGCCAAGAAGATTCCTATCAATATCCGCAACACCAACCGCCCGGAAGACGCCGGCACCATCATCGGCCCCACTCCGGAATCCACCAAGCTTCCCATTACCGGCGTTGCAGGCCGTAAGGGCTTCTCCATGATCTACATCGAAAAGTCCATGATGAACAAGGAAGTTGGTTTCGGTCGCCGCGTGCTTGCCGTTCTGGAAAGCGAAGGCCTTTCCTACGAACTGTGCCCCAGCGCTATCGACTCCATGAGCATCGTTGTGGATACCAAGAAGCTGGAAGCTGTTGAACATGTCGTCATGGAAGACATCACTCAGCAGATGCATCCGGACCGCATCAAGATCTTCAAGGGCATCAGCCTTATCGCTACCGTTGGCCATGGCATGACCAACAAGATCGGTGTCGCTGCAAAGCTCTTCACCGCCCTTGCAGAAAACAGCGTCAACGTCCGAATCATCGACCAGGGTTCTTCCCAGATCAACATCATCACCGGTGTGGATGAAGACGACATGAACAAGGCCATCAAGGCCATCTACGACGCATTCACAAAGTAACTCTTAGTAGCGTGAAAAACAGCCCGCAGTTCAACGCTGCGGGCTTTTTTGTACCTAGGTGTGGTCGCTGCGGCGCATGGGGAGGGGCTGGATGGGAAAATTTGGTCGCTGGATGGGGCTGAAACACGAAATTAGGTTACTAAACGGGTAAAAAACATCTTTTTAGTAACCTGTTTTACAAATAAATTAATTACAAAACTATGTTTTAGTTAGAAATCAGGTTACTAACTAACCGAAAATCCCTGTTTTAGTAACCTTTGGGATATGGGTAATTAAGAAGACGTTCCTTTTTTGAGACTTTTGTTTGCGTACAAAATAATAATCGGGTTACTAGATGCCTTTATATTACCCATTTAGTAACCCATTTTGACAAAAAGTCCTTTTGCATGGCAACAAAATTGGCCGAACCACCAATTATTTGTATATTTGAGGCATAGTTCATAGATCGCCATCCTGCATAAAACCGGAATTTGCCGGCGGACCGCAGAGGCGGTCTTTTTTTTATGCCCTAAAAAAGGAGTGCAGATGCAATTTAAAGAATTGATATCGCCGGATAAGCTGGTGTCTGTTGTTCAGGCAAAAGCGGAAGAGCTACTTGCTGCAATTACCACAATTGATAAGCGTTTGAGGAAATCAATAGAGGGGCGTCTCCGTATGGCCCGTCGCAAAAAATTAGTACATTACTTTCATGTAAAAAGTTCTGCCGATATTGTTGGCGATTATATTCCTCAATCAGATGTGGCGACCATCAAAGCTTTGGCGCAGAAGGATTATGATAAATGCGCTCTCAAGGAACTGCAGCGGGAACTTTTCATAGTGGACAAGTTTCTTAAGGAATATCAGCCGGAGCGTCTCAATGCGGTTTACAGCAATCTTGCTCCAGAACGTCAGCATTTTGTACAGCCAGTGCATCTCCCCGACGAGGAATATGCGGAGCAGTGGCTTGCGGTAAAGTACAGCGGGAAGGGGATGGCTGCTGACGCGCCCCTGCTGGAAACCTCCCGCGGGGAGCGGGTCCGCTCCAAGTCGGAGGTCATCATCGCGGATACCCTCGACCGCCTGAAAATTCCTTACCGCTATGAATTTCCGCACCAGCTGAAAGTCCGCAGAAACAGCTGCGGGCGAGGTGTCGCTGCGGCAATAGACCCTGCTGGCGCCGCATTACGCAACCCGCAGGTCAATCCGCCCGACGACATCCGCATGCAGAGCCGTCAACCCGAAAACTTCTGCAGGCAAGGTGACGGATCTCGCAATCTGCAAGGCAGTCCATCCGAAAACTTCTGCAGGCAAGACAACTCGCGTAAACACGATAGCTCTCGCCGCACTGTAGCGTTCCATCCGGATTTCACCTGCCTCAATCTCCGCACCCGCCGTGAATTCATCTGGGAGCATTTCGGGCGAATGGACGATTCCGAATACATCGCAGAAACTCTGGGAAAATTCGAGACCTACATCGCCAACGGAATCTTCCCCGGCGAAACCCTCATCTTCACCATGGAAAATCAGGAACGCCCGCTGAACCCCGCCACCGTGGAGGCGCTGGCGAGGAAATATTTGCTGTAATGTTTTTGGATCAAACTATGTTGAAAGTAGTCAGCATGTTTTTTTGTAGAAATTATGAAGCGACGATGGAATTTTAGATAAATTTTCTATAATTACCTTGTACAAGTGAAAGGAAATCCTATGAAGAACTTTATTGCAAAGATTGGTGCTGTTCTGCTGGCTCTTGGAACGGTTATGGCCTTGAGTGGCTGCGGCGAAGATTCTGGAACGAATCCTTATGCCGATGCAAAAATGGTTGACTCTCGCGATGGCAAGACCTACAAGACCGTGAAAATCGGTGACAAGGTCTGGATGGCGGAAAACCTGAACTATCAGACCGGCGAAAGCAAGTGTTACGACAACAAACCCGAAAACTGCGACAAGTATGGCCGCCTTTATGTTTGGAGTGAAGCCGTTACCGCTTGCCCCGAGGGCTGGCACCTGCCTAATAAGCAGGAACTTGAAGATTTGAAAATAACGGCCGGTCAAAAGGCTGGTGATATTGACACGGCAGGAACCGTGTTGAAGTCTAGTACTGGCTGGAATTGGAATGAATATGACGGCAAGAGTGGAAACGGTACCGACGGCCTCGGCTTTGGGGTGTTGCCCGCTGGCTACTACTACAGCGACCGCGACTCCTTCTACTTCGAGGGCGACTACGCGCTCTTCTGGTCTTCTTCGGAGTACAATAGTAACGATGCGTACAGCCTGTATTTGTACTACTACGACGAGCGCGCCTACGTGTACAACTACGGTAAGGATCTCGGCTACTCGGTTCGTTGTGTCAAAAATCCCTAACCTTACTTAATCCTATCCCCGCAATATTCTTTTCTGCCGCAGTTCTTGCAGTGGGCGCCCATCCATAGGGTGTCAAATTGGTTGATGGCGGCTTCGACGATTTGCGGGTCGTTGGTGAGAATGCCTGCCTCGAAGTTACGCTTTAATGCGCTTTTCATGCCGATGCCGGCACCTGTCAAGTTGGCACTTCCGATGTAGGCCACTTCCAGATCAAAAATCACCATCTTGAAATGGACGCGGGGGCAAAGCACGCGTTCCAGGTCCGTCGCCAAAATTGGGAATCGGTCGAAGTCCTCGCGAAAATTTGGGCCCGGTTCCTTGGCGTGAATAAGACGCACTCCAACTCCGCGCTTCAAGAGTCCTGCAATCTGCCCCAGCAAAGGAATGGCCTCGCCGTTCTGCTTTACGTACAAGTCCTTGATGTCGGCGGTACCGATCCACAGGGTGTCACGAACTTTTGCGATGCGTTCGATGACTTCGCTGTAATGCTCTTCGTTGGCGATGTACTTGGTGAAAATTTCTGCCATCTTTTCTTTCTCAAAACAGGTAGCTTTTACTATATTGACGTAACACAAAAAATAATTAATAGATCGCTATCCTGCCAGAAACCGGATTTTGCCGGCGGACCGCAGGGGCGGTCTTTTTTGTTTTTAAAACGTTCGCGGATTGCTGAATCGTTCGCGGCTAAAATGGTTGCAGTGGCTGAAACAGAAAAGGTGGTAAAATGAATCGCAAGAAAATGAAAGAAGCTTTGCTCCCTCATCCGGTGCGCTTTGAAAAATTGGAAATGGTCGGCGGCAATTACATTGGAGACCCCACGCTCTTGACTTTGCCCTGGAAACGCGTCGGGGTATTCGCCTCGCGTTCTACGGATCCGGCCATGGGGATACTTCGGGAACAGTGGGCCATGTCCAAGGGGCGCAAGCGCTGTTGCATCATCGGTACATTTCATTCTCCGGGGGAATGTGAGATTCTTTACCATGTGCTGAAATTTGGCGGGTCGGCGGTGTGGCTTATGGGGTGTGCGCTCCCTGCGGAACTGCCCAACTTTTGCAAGGGTGCCATTCGAAAAGGCCGCCTGCTGATGGTCTCCTGTTTTAATCGCGAACATCATTCCTATGCCACGGCCCGCTATTGTGCCCAGCTTGCCGACAGGTATTCAAGCAGTCTTGCCATCTGGTCTATGAAAGAGGGTGGCCTTGTGCAGTCCATTTACAACCGGGCGAAAAATAATGGCAAGAGGGTGGAGGTGTTCTAAAACCCTTGATTTTGACCCGCAGGGTTGGCGGGTTTTTCTATTTATTTGGTTGTCAGATTTATTAACGCAAACTGGAAAAAATGAAACGGATGAAATTTCTTGGGGCCCTTGTGGCGTGCTGTTTTTACGGAGTGCTTTTTTGCGCCATTACTTCTTGCGGCCAGTCCATTACCGATGATCGTGACGGGCAGAGCTACGGCGTGGTGCAAATCGGTTCTCAACTCTGGATGGCTGAGAACTTGAACTTCGCTGGCGACGCGGCTGGCGATGCCTTCGACAAAACTATTGCAGCAGAAAGTTTCTGCCCCGAGGGCGACAATCGCAACTGCAAAAAGTACGGTCGCCTCTACACATGGAATGCGGCGCAGAACGCATGCCCCGCAGGTTGGCGCCTGCCCACCGCCGATGAATTTAACGCCATGTTTCTGGCTGTTGCCGCAACGGATACTCGTGGCGCCGCCATGGCTCAGGCAACCAACATTACAACTGTCGGTAAACTGCTGAAATCCACCAGCGGCTGGTTCAAGAATGGCAATGGTACAGACGCTGTAGGTTTCGCCGCTCTTCCCGCAGGCTACATGGCAGCGGCAGAATCCTCCGATAATCAATCCGATAGCAATCAACCCGCAGTGGGCAAGTTTGACGGCATCGGTGGCTACGCCTATTTCTGGAGCTCCACCCTGGATGCGGTTGAACCCGCCTTCGCCCATTATCTCTTTTTGGATTTCAGCAGCCCTGCCGCCGAAATGAAATCCTTCGACAAGAATTCGGCCCGCTCCGTCCGCTGCGTCAATAACTGATTCTCCTGGCGGATTATTTCGGTGGGCA
Coding sequences within:
- a CDS encoding aspartate kinase, producing the protein MSRIVCKFGGSSVADAGQFKKIKNIVSSDAKRKVVVVSAPGKRNPKETKLTDLLYSTYDLASKHLDFSQPWNLIRNRYLEICADLGIEPKVAEDLDILEKQLRDDVESITTDYLVSRGEYLSARVMSVYLGAEFVDTFPIITFDEKYRILPSSYETIAKALSDENKLYVLPGFYGSNTRGELKTFSRGGSDITGAILANAIDAETYENWTDVSGMLMADPRIVENPLPIEYVSYREIRELAYSGASVLHDESIAPCRAKKIPINIRNTNRPEDAGTIIGPTPESTKLPITGVAGRKGFSMIYIEKSMMNKEVGFGRRVLAVLESEGLSYELCPSAIDSMSIVVDTKKLEAVEHVVMEDITQQMHPDRIKIFKGISLIATVGHGMTNKIGVAAKLFTALAENSVNVRIIDQGSSQINIITGVDEDDMNKAIKAIYDAFTK
- a CDS encoding fibrobacter succinogenes major paralogous domain-containing protein codes for the protein MKNFIAKIGAVLLALGTVMALSGCGEDSGTNPYADAKMVDSRDGKTYKTVKIGDKVWMAENLNYQTGESKCYDNKPENCDKYGRLYVWSEAVTACPEGWHLPNKQELEDLKITAGQKAGDIDTAGTVLKSSTGWNWNEYDGKSGNGTDGLGFGVLPAGYYYSDRDSFYFEGDYALFWSSSEYNSNDAYSLYLYYYDERAYVYNYGKDLGYSVRCVKNP
- a CDS encoding phospholipase D-like domain-containing protein, yielding MAEIFTKYIANEEHYSEVIERIAKVRDTLWIGTADIKDLYVKQNGEAIPLLGQIAGLLKRGVGVRLIHAKEPGPNFREDFDRFPILATDLERVLCPRVHFKMVIFDLEVAYIGSANLTGAGIGMKSALKRNFEAGILTNDPQIVEAAINQFDTLWMGAHCKNCGRKEYCGDRIK
- a CDS encoding fibrobacter succinogenes major paralogous domain-containing protein, which gives rise to MKFLGALVACCFYGVLFCAITSCGQSITDDRDGQSYGVVQIGSQLWMAENLNFAGDAAGDAFDKTIAAESFCPEGDNRNCKKYGRLYTWNAAQNACPAGWRLPTADEFNAMFLAVAATDTRGAAMAQATNITTVGKLLKSTSGWFKNGNGTDAVGFAALPAGYMAAAESSDNQSDSNQPAVGKFDGIGGYAYFWSSTLDAVEPAFAHYLFLDFSSPAAEMKSFDKNSARSVRCVNN